The proteins below are encoded in one region of Hordeum vulgare subsp. vulgare chromosome 3H, MorexV3_pseudomolecules_assembly, whole genome shotgun sequence:
- the LOC123439923 gene encoding probable WRKY transcription factor 50, with translation MSSYSSLISVSPGEQIGGYADQGDDDDMAAAANYLSSFCFDFGDEYSVGEAATASYPLHGQQQQAPTKADSHHSGQAASITSSQRFDNINTSLTSSDARSKGSKIAFKTRSEVEVLDDGYRWRKYGKKMVKNSPNPRNYYRCSSEGCRVKKRVERDRDDERFVITTYDGVHNHLAPLPPQGCAGYSLSLAQTRVDEGSSPLPMEGRRCFLDAMKMHAAGSLAGSSPVPAPRTLERHN, from the exons ATGTCCTCGTACTCGTCCCTCATCTCTGTGAGCCCCGGCGAGCAGATCGGTGGGTATGCGGACCAAggtgacgacgacgacatggcGGCCGCCGCTAACTACCTATCATCATTCTGCTTTGATTTTGGCGACGAGTATTCCGTAGGGGAGGCAGCAACAGCCTCCTACCCCTTGCACGGACAGCAGCAGCAGGCGCCGACCAAAGCCGACAGCCACCACAGCGGCCAAGCAGCAAGTATTACCAGTTCACAGAGATTCGACAATATCAACAC GAGCTTGACGAGCAGCGACGCGAGGAGCAAAGGCAGTAAGATCGCGTTCAAGACGAGGTCGGAGGTGGAGGTGCTGGATGACGGGTACCGCTGGAGGAAGTACGGCAAGAAAATGGTCAAGAACAGCCCAAACCCAAG GAACTACTACCGTTGCTCAAGCGAGGGATGCCGCGTTAAGAAGCGAGTGGAGCGGGATCGCGACGACGAGCGCTTCGTCATCACCACCTACGACGGCGTCCACAACCACCTTGCGCCACTGCCGCCGCAGGGATGCGCCGGATACTCGCTATCGCTAGCGCAGACGCGCGTGGACGAGGGGTCATCACCGCTACCCATGGAAGGGCGCCGTTGCTTTCTTGACGCCATGAAGATGCACGCTGCCGGGAGCCTCGCTGGCTCCTCACCCGTGCCCGCACCGCGCACACTAGAGCGTCATAACTGA